One genomic window of Puniceibacterium sp. IMCC21224 includes the following:
- a CDS encoding ABC transporter permease, with amino-acid sequence MKFYAMAVYAFLYLPIGIIALFSFSAGRSASSMQGFSLQWYGRALNNPFVMEALWTSVRVAFLSAILATLVGTAAALALTGMRGRLRATFDLLVQIAVMIPGIVIGIATLIALVSVFDLVNPWLEPMTGWSLSLGAGSLIGAHGLFTMSLVVLLVRGRMETLDGALIEASNDLGATPLGTFWQVTLPQIMPAILAGFLLAFTFSFDDFVIAFFVAGAETTLPIYVFSSIRRGVTPEINAIGTMVMIASLTLLIVAQLLLRRSQAQARR; translated from the coding sequence ATGAAATTTTACGCAATGGCGGTCTACGCCTTTCTTTATCTTCCCATCGGCATCATCGCCCTCTTTTCGTTTTCGGCGGGACGGTCTGCTTCGTCGATGCAGGGGTTTTCCCTGCAATGGTACGGCCGGGCGCTGAATAATCCGTTTGTGATGGAGGCGCTTTGGACATCCGTGAGGGTGGCGTTTCTGTCGGCGATATTGGCCACGTTGGTGGGCACGGCCGCGGCGCTGGCGTTGACCGGCATGCGCGGGCGGTTGCGCGCCACCTTTGACCTGCTGGTGCAGATCGCAGTGATGATCCCCGGCATCGTCATCGGTATTGCGACGCTGATCGCGTTGGTAAGCGTCTTTGATCTGGTCAATCCCTGGCTTGAACCGATGACCGGCTGGTCCCTGTCACTGGGCGCTGGGTCCCTGATCGGTGCGCACGGGTTGTTCACCATGTCACTGGTTGTGCTGCTGGTGCGCGGCCGGATGGAAACGCTGGACGGTGCCCTGATCGAAGCATCGAACGATCTGGGCGCGACGCCACTTGGCACGTTCTGGCAGGTGACGTTGCCGCAGATCATGCCTGCGATCCTTGCGGGATTTCTGCTGGCCTTCACCTTTAGCTTTGACGATTTTGTCATCGCCTTTTTTGTCGCCGGGGCCGAGACAACCCTGCCGATCTACGTCTTTTCGTCGATCCGTCGCGGTGTGACGCCCGAAATCAACGCGATCGGCACCATGGTCATGATCGCCTCACTCACCCTTCTGATTGTCGCGCAGTTGCTGTTGCGACGGTCACAGGCGCAGGCGCGCCGTTAA
- a CDS encoding ABC transporter permease, whose amino-acid sequence MAMTQTRARALLLTPAALWYAALLLLPLAVVLIFSFGERSAIGGYAPGFTLEQYANLPARFAAFRNTLTLAPVGTLAALFIAYPLAYFLAVKVTPKWKTMLLVLVIVPFWTSILIRSYAWIFLLGGKGVPALLAAIGFEEIRLLNTPFAVLVGIVYGYLPLMVFPIYVALEKLDLRLLEAAADLGTPPWRSFLQITLPLSMPGVLTGSMLVFILLMGEFLIPAILGGGKVFFVGNALVDLFLQSRNWAFGSAVAVALVVIMLITVAIYSRVVKRFSASRDDVGLM is encoded by the coding sequence ATGGCCATGACCCAAACACGGGCCCGGGCGTTGCTGCTGACGCCGGCAGCGCTGTGGTATGCGGCGCTTTTGCTGTTGCCGTTGGCCGTCGTCCTGATCTTTTCCTTTGGAGAGCGAAGTGCAATCGGCGGCTATGCCCCCGGTTTCACGCTTGAGCAATATGCCAACCTTCCGGCGCGGTTCGCGGCCTTTCGCAACACCCTGACGCTTGCGCCGGTGGGGACATTGGCGGCGCTCTTCATTGCTTATCCGCTGGCCTATTTTCTGGCGGTCAAGGTCACGCCCAAGTGGAAGACCATGTTGCTGGTGCTGGTCATTGTACCGTTCTGGACATCCATCCTTATCCGGTCGTACGCATGGATCTTTCTGCTGGGTGGCAAAGGTGTGCCAGCGCTACTCGCCGCCATCGGGTTCGAAGAAATTCGCCTGCTCAACACGCCCTTTGCCGTACTGGTCGGTATCGTCTATGGCTACCTGCCGCTGATGGTTTTTCCGATCTACGTCGCCTTGGAAAAGTTGGACCTGCGCCTGCTTGAAGCCGCCGCTGATCTGGGCACGCCGCCGTGGCGTAGTTTCCTGCAAATTACCCTGCCGCTGTCGATGCCGGGGGTTCTGACGGGTTCGATGCTGGTCTTTATCCTGCTGATGGGGGAATTTCTGATCCCCGCGATCCTTGGCGGTGGCAAAGTGTTCTTTGTCGGCAACGCGCTGGTGGATCTGTTCCTGCAATCACGCAACTGGGCCTTTGGATCGGCGGTCGCCGTGGCGCTGGTTGTGATCATGCTGATCACGGTCGCGATCTATTCCCGCGTGGTTAAGCGTTTTAGCGCCAGCCGCGACGATGTTGGCCTGATGTGA
- a CDS encoding PotD/PotF family extracellular solute-binding protein: protein MKNDNTPISRKAFMQELRRYQKGSVTRRHFLGVTGLGTAMAVMGGTLPGLLPTRARAQDIGDRVVLATWPNYHDTANFDMFTDATGAHTQVNVFGSNEEMLAKIQAGGSGWDVFVPTNYAIPTYVKADLIEPLDLSKIPNFDAAAFDPRFADAGTIDGTVYAVPKNWGTTGIAFNSDKTGGVVDSWKTFFDGARDQFDGRVMVHDYQLTTIGNALVYHGFSFNSVDPAELAMAEKLLIDVKPHLYAISSDYQPSMRNGDAWLTMCWTGDGKQMNVDMPEIGFALGKEGGEIWSDYYAIPKGAPHMDAAYALINYLLDPEVNAREALAHGYPVADSRTNELLPEALLNDPILYPAAEALDALEFGAAVTLTDPNRAELMARFKSA, encoded by the coding sequence ATGAAAAACGACAACACACCGATTTCGCGCAAAGCCTTCATGCAAGAGCTGCGCCGCTACCAGAAAGGATCCGTCACGCGTCGGCACTTTCTGGGTGTCACCGGTCTGGGTACCGCAATGGCTGTGATGGGCGGGACGCTGCCGGGGCTGCTGCCTACCCGTGCGCGGGCGCAGGATATCGGCGACCGCGTGGTTCTGGCGACCTGGCCAAACTACCACGACACGGCAAATTTCGACATGTTCACGGACGCGACCGGTGCCCACACGCAGGTTAACGTTTTTGGTTCGAACGAAGAAATGCTGGCCAAGATTCAGGCCGGTGGTTCGGGCTGGGATGTGTTTGTGCCCACCAACTATGCGATCCCGACCTATGTTAAGGCCGATCTGATCGAACCGCTCGACCTTTCAAAAATTCCGAACTTTGATGCAGCGGCATTTGATCCGCGCTTTGCCGATGCGGGGACGATCGACGGCACCGTCTATGCCGTGCCCAAGAACTGGGGCACCACCGGCATCGCCTTTAACAGCGACAAGACCGGCGGTGTGGTCGACAGCTGGAAGACATTCTTTGACGGCGCGCGTGATCAGTTCGATGGCCGCGTGATGGTGCATGACTATCAATTGACCACAATCGGCAACGCGCTGGTCTATCACGGGTTCAGCTTTAACTCGGTCGATCCGGCAGAGTTGGCGATGGCCGAAAAGCTGCTGATTGACGTTAAGCCGCACCTTTATGCGATCTCGTCGGACTATCAGCCGTCGATGCGCAATGGCGATGCCTGGCTGACCATGTGCTGGACCGGCGACGGCAAACAGATGAACGTCGACATGCCCGAAATCGGTTTTGCCCTTGGCAAGGAAGGCGGTGAAATCTGGTCGGATTACTACGCGATCCCCAAGGGCGCACCGCATATGGACGCGGCTTATGCGCTGATCAACTATCTGCTGGACCCCGAGGTGAACGCCCGCGAGGCGCTGGCCCATGGATATCCGGTGGCTGACAGCCGCACCAACGAACTGCTACCCGAGGCGCTGCTGAACGATCCGATCCTTTATCCCGCAGCCGAGGCGCTGGATGCGCTGGAGTTCGGTGCGGCGGTCACTCTGACCGACCCGAACCGCGCCGAGCTGATGGCGCGTTTCAAATCCGCTTGA
- a CDS encoding ABC transporter ATP-binding protein — protein MIQDATMAETTSAHVAAQDAVAEFSGATKRFGEVLAADRINLRIRRGEFLSFLGPSGCGKTTALRMLAGFETPTEGSVLIDGHDVSAVPAHKRPVNMVFQHYALFPHMTVAQNVGYGLRQRRPRLSRSDIAQKVDKALATVRLEAFGERRIWELSGGQQQRVALARAIINEPQILLLDEPMAALDAKLRGEMQRELLELQRSLNITFVLVTHDQEEALSMSDRICIMGKGRIAQVGSPQELYDRPSNRYVADFVGKANIVAGQIAGRQGGMAQVVLGNGTKVIVHDLPADNRQHAEIAIRPEALSIAPQEAPLPEGTVALASRVTHRTFLGDRTEYLLVADGIGPLQVNAPRQAARALGEHDVGAQVHILWPVGTGLVLAADT, from the coding sequence ATGATCCAGGACGCAACGATGGCCGAAACCACATCCGCGCATGTCGCGGCACAGGACGCGGTGGCGGAATTTTCCGGTGCCACCAAACGATTTGGCGAGGTGCTTGCTGCCGACCGTATCAACCTGCGCATTCGTCGCGGCGAATTCCTGTCTTTTCTTGGGCCTTCGGGATGCGGCAAAACCACGGCGCTGCGGATGCTTGCCGGTTTTGAGACCCCGACAGAGGGGTCGGTGCTGATCGACGGCCACGATGTCAGCGCGGTGCCCGCCCACAAGCGTCCTGTGAACATGGTGTTTCAGCATTACGCCCTGTTCCCACATATGACGGTGGCGCAGAATGTCGGCTACGGGCTGCGTCAACGCCGCCCGCGTCTGTCGAGGAGCGACATCGCGCAAAAGGTCGACAAGGCGCTTGCCACGGTGCGACTTGAGGCCTTTGGCGAGCGGCGCATCTGGGAACTTTCAGGGGGTCAGCAGCAGCGGGTTGCACTGGCACGCGCCATCATCAACGAGCCGCAAATTCTGTTGCTCGACGAACCGATGGCGGCGCTCGATGCCAAGCTGCGCGGCGAAATGCAGCGCGAGTTGCTCGAGCTTCAGCGCAGCCTGAACATCACCTTTGTGCTGGTCACCCATGATCAGGAAGAGGCGCTGTCGATGTCTGACCGCATCTGCATTATGGGCAAGGGCCGCATCGCGCAGGTGGGCAGCCCGCAGGAGTTGTATGATCGACCAAGCAACCGGTATGTCGCGGATTTCGTCGGCAAGGCGAATATCGTCGCGGGTCAGATCGCCGGACGCCAAGGCGGCATGGCGCAGGTTGTTCTGGGCAATGGGACAAAGGTCATCGTGCATGACCTGCCCGCAGACAACCGTCAACATGCCGAGATTGCCATCCGTCCCGAGGCGCTGAGCATCGCGCCGCAAGAGGCGCCGTTGCCCGAGGGGACAGTCGCCCTTGCTTCGCGGGTCACGCATCGCACCTTTTTGGGGGACCGTACCGAATACCTGCTGGTGGCCGACGGCATCGGCCCACTGCAGGTCAACGCTCCGCGACAGGCCGCAAGAGCCCTGGGCGAGCATGATGTGGGCGCACAAGTTCACATCCTCTGGCCGGTGGGAACGGGGCTCGTTCTTGCCGCCGACACCTGA
- a CDS encoding LuxR family transcriptional regulator, which produces MQISDWVTASAEVVSALGSPRFAEALTDAMRVVVPFEFTVIFAYYRDSRPLDIYDNFPTEKRQVMVDDYQEGPYLLDPFYLHSAAPTTTRLVRLRDLAPDRFYQAEYFRNYYVQTGLAEEIGFIIDVGDNVSVVISAMREHKAFSAREFRDLQAIVPFVAVCAQRHWDGLLSKFSDRPQSEGPRLSKLIDESFQRFGRNLLTPREAEIVEYTLKGYSAESTGNALGIATGTVRIHRRNIYGKLGVSSQGELFSNFIASLDEI; this is translated from the coding sequence ATGCAAATTTCAGACTGGGTGACGGCAAGCGCAGAGGTTGTGTCAGCGCTGGGGTCCCCGCGGTTCGCCGAGGCACTGACAGATGCTATGCGCGTCGTGGTGCCGTTCGAATTCACCGTCATTTTTGCCTATTACCGCGACAGTCGACCTCTTGATATCTATGATAATTTTCCCACTGAAAAGCGGCAGGTCATGGTTGATGATTATCAGGAGGGCCCCTACCTTCTGGACCCGTTTTACCTGCATTCCGCCGCCCCCACGACAACGCGCCTCGTGCGGCTGCGTGACCTCGCTCCGGACCGGTTTTATCAGGCGGAATATTTCCGCAACTACTACGTTCAGACCGGACTTGCTGAAGAAATAGGCTTTATCATCGACGTTGGTGACAACGTAAGCGTGGTGATATCGGCGATGCGTGAACACAAGGCCTTTTCCGCGCGCGAGTTTCGCGACCTGCAGGCCATCGTTCCTTTTGTCGCGGTCTGCGCGCAGCGGCACTGGGACGGGCTGCTCTCAAAATTCTCGGACCGCCCGCAGTCAGAAGGGCCGCGCCTGTCAAAACTGATCGACGAGTCGTTTCAGCGTTTCGGGCGCAACCTGCTGACCCCGCGCGAGGCAGAGATCGTGGAATACACGCTCAAAGGCTATTCTGCTGAATCCACGGGCAACGCCCTTGGCATCGCAACGGGTACGGTGCGGATTCACCGGCGCAACATCTATGGCAAGCTCGGGGTCAGCTCGCAGGGTGAACTGTTCTCGAACTTCATCGCCTCACTTGATGAGATCTGA